Genomic segment of Sodaliphilus pleomorphus:
AAAAACTATATTTAGATGCTAAAGAAAATCTTTTGTTTGCTTTGTTGCATCGTTGCCTTTGTGCTCCCGTCGTGGGCAGGCGGCACCGATTATTACTACAAGGTGACAGCCACGGCACAGCCCACAGGTGTCGGCAAGGTCTATGTGTCGAAATCTAATACAGAACCAAAAAGTACTGATTATGAAGATACAAAGATCCTTATCACTTCGGAAAATTCCACCCAGAAGGCTGCCTCCAGGGAGTTTTATCTGTTTGCCAAACCTGCCGAGGGCTATGTGTTCGACAAGTGGACCAAAGACGACGGTACTACCGAGGTGAGCAGGCAGAAAAGTACTTCTACAGGTACGCTCACCAGTTCTTCCACAGAAAAGAGCAATCCTGCGGAATATGGCTATATAGCTCATTTCTCCAAGGCAGGTGATGTGTATGTGGTTTCTGAAGACGAGACCATGGGTACCGCAGGCATCGACAATCCTAAAAACACTGTTGGCGACGCGGTTACGTTGACGGCCTATCCCGATATGTTCTCTGGCATATTCAAGGCGTGGACCAAAGACGGCAAGGTAGTGTCGACCCAAAATCCCTACACCTTTACCGTCGACGAGGCAAGCAAAGGAAAGTATGTGGCGACCTTCACCAAGAAGGATATGGAGAAAAAGGGTTTCTACTGCTATGTGCACAATGTGAAATTCAAGCGCAGCCTGGGCTTGATGGGCATTTCTGACAAAAATGTGAGCACCAGCAACCGCTATCTCACGAACTCCATCATGCTGCTCGAGGATGGCAGCGACATCATGCGCTCGTCGCCCGCCTTTGTGCTGAAGTTGACAGGAAGTTCTGATGGGTATGGTGGGCTTGAAAATGCCAATCTCGAGGCTCAAGGCAAGGGGAGCAAGGATATTGCAAATAATAAGACTTACACTTTCTCTAAGCACGGCGACCACTTATATATCTATGGTTCGGCAGGAAGCGCTACTGCCTATATGGTCGACTATGCCGATGCGTTTACCCAGGAGGAGCACCTGGGCAAGGTGAACCACCCTGGCCTCTACAACGGTGCCAACGAGAATGATGCTTCTTATCACTGGGTGGTAACGCCCATAAGCGAAGATAGCAAGGACTTCTGCTTCGGTGCCATGCCGTCGCCGAAAACCAAAGACGAGGCCGGCAAGTACTACACCACGATGTACACCAAGTTTCCCTATCGCTGTCTCGACGGGGTGAAAGCCTATGTGGTGAGCAGCGTCGACGAGACGGCCCACAAGGTGGTGCTCAGCGAGATCAAGTCGGGCGAGGTGCCGTCGGGCACCCCCGTCGTGCTGGAGTGCACCAGCACCAAGCCTGTCGAAAATCGCCTGTTGCCCCTGGTGGAGGAGCCTGCCGCCATCGCCGAGACCAATCGGCTCAAGGGCGTGATTTGGCTCAAGGACGAGAATAAGACCGAGGATAAGTACCGCACCAAGTTTGACAGCCAGACGATGCTGGTGTTGAGCAACGACGAGCTTGCCTTCAAGAATGTGAACAACACCGATGTGCTGGCCGGCGGCACTGGCCAGACGGGCACCTTGACCTATATTGCCAACAACACCTGCTACCTGACTGTGGACAGCAAGATGACCGAAGCCACCACCTTCACCATCGAGAAGGGCTCGAGCGTGGTGACCAAGGAAACCACCCTGGCCGGCTTGAGCCAGGAGGCGGCCGACGGCGTCACGCCCTACAAGCTCACGGGCGACGACCTGGAGTGTGTGGGCGCCATTGCCAGCGACAGCTACAATTATCTGGTGGTGAAAGACGGCGGCTACTCGACCCAGGCCACGAGCAACAAGCAGAGCTACAGGGAGTATCTCATACGCTCGAGCTACAATGGCGGCAAGGAGAACACCACCAGGCAGACCGCCTATGACCAGAGCAACTGGATACTGGTAGACCTGTCGGGCATCGCCGGTGCCCAAGTCGACAACTACCGCAATTGCAAGATTACCTCGATCACGGGCACCTACCACAAGGAGAACCCCCGCTTTGTGGCAACACAGATTGTGCTGGGTGACAAGACGGCCCCCTACGCGCCCAACCACTATATCGCCACCAACTTCATGACCACCTACTGCGCCGACGGCACGGGCAATGGCGTGAAAGATGCCGCAGGCAACACCTACTACTTCATGAACCCCAAAGACGGCGAGTGGGCCATCGTGGCCTGGGCCGTGTGGGACAAGGCCACGCAGGCCTTCTATGTGCCTGCCAAGGACGACGAGGGCACCAACGCGCACGGCTTTGCCGGCGGCTTCAAGGTGGACTTGCGCTACAACGAGGGCGACATCACCAATGTGGAGAGGCTCGACGAGCAAAGCGACAAGGGCCAGAACGTGTACACCTTCCCGGCCTTGATTGTGAAAAACACCGCCACCAGCGCAAGCGCGCCCCGAAGGGCCGCGATCAAACCCGATACAAGGGAGCTGAGCACGACCTACACGGTCTATCCCCTCTCGCTCAGTGCCGGCAGCGTGGTGACCGGGGTGAGCACTGTGGACCAGGCCAAGACGGTGCGCAGCGTCGTCTACTACAACCTGCAAGGCATGGCCAGCCCCACGCCCCATGCCGGCCTCAACGTGGTGGTGACCCGCTACACCGACGGCTCGACCCAGGTGGCCAAGGTGATGCGCCCGTAGCCGCCCTGCAATATCGCTGAAACAGCAATACATGATTTCGAGGCAAGTGTGAAATTGTAACATTTGCCTCGAAATTTTTTTAGAAAATTGTGAAGAATTGAGAATAATGCTTAAATTTGCAATCAATGGGTCGTATAGATAGAAATAGATTGTGGGCAATGTGGATGCTGCTGCTGCTTGTGGCGGCAGTGCCGGCCCTCGCCCAAAGACGTGACTACAAGCCCATTGCGGTGACGTGGACCCACGGCCTGCCCGTCAAGCCCGACAGCAGCAACTTTGTGACC
This window contains:
- a CDS encoding InlB B-repeat-containing protein, whose product is MLKKIFCLLCCIVAFVLPSWAGGTDYYYKVTATAQPTGVGKVYVSKSNTEPKSTDYEDTKILITSENSTQKAASREFYLFAKPAEGYVFDKWTKDDGTTEVSRQKSTSTGTLTSSSTEKSNPAEYGYIAHFSKAGDVYVVSEDETMGTAGIDNPKNTVGDAVTLTAYPDMFSGIFKAWTKDGKVVSTQNPYTFTVDEASKGKYVATFTKKDMEKKGFYCYVHNVKFKRSLGLMGISDKNVSTSNRYLTNSIMLLEDGSDIMRSSPAFVLKLTGSSDGYGGLENANLEAQGKGSKDIANNKTYTFSKHGDHLYIYGSAGSATAYMVDYADAFTQEEHLGKVNHPGLYNGANENDASYHWVVTPISEDSKDFCFGAMPSPKTKDEAGKYYTTMYTKFPYRCLDGVKAYVVSSVDETAHKVVLSEIKSGEVPSGTPVVLECTSTKPVENRLLPLVEEPAAIAETNRLKGVIWLKDENKTEDKYRTKFDSQTMLVLSNDELAFKNVNNTDVLAGGTGQTGTLTYIANNTCYLTVDSKMTEATTFTIEKGSSVVTKETTLAGLSQEAADGVTPYKLTGDDLECVGAIASDSYNYLVVKDGGYSTQATSNKQSYREYLIRSSYNGGKENTTRQTAYDQSNWILVDLSGIAGAQVDNYRNCKITSITGTYHKENPRFVATQIVLGDKTAPYAPNHYIATNFMTTYCADGTGNGVKDAAGNTYYFMNPKDGEWAIVAWAVWDKATQAFYVPAKDDEGTNAHGFAGGFKVDLRYNEGDITNVERLDEQSDKGQNVYTFPALIVKNTATSASAPRRAAIKPDTRELSTTYTVYPLSLSAGSVVTGVSTVDQAKTVRSVVYYNLQGMASPTPHAGLNVVVTRYTDGSTQVAKVMRP